The Acidianus manzaensis genome has a window encoding:
- the cas6 gene encoding CRISPR system precrRNA processing endoribonuclease RAMP protein Cas6 — translation MRIVKFTINMTPLQDLILPAPSSRILKTLILQGYIFPSLKDLVKSKDKNKPLFISMVGTQGKRLFSKGEILKISKGQMASSSISFPFYEKSIDEIKEDTYDTPFGKIVITVDRIDLLDLSSIKTEKYLEKNIKIKFLTPPLLTSKVLLPPSLKEKYKSVRSGYSILPSIGLISSYAYKTYLSALGKNENPELDTRQFKIGVLTNALSEVFGFSLEPITIIIGRDDKGNLRKTRGPMGWIEFDIKSKKLKKRIIKYLLVSSFLGLGKSRGIGLGEIEIS, via the coding sequence ATGCGTATTGTAAAATTTACGATAAACATGACACCACTCCAAGATTTAATCCTGCCAGCCCCTTCATCCAGAATATTAAAAACCTTAATCCTTCAAGGTTACATTTTTCCTTCATTAAAGGACCTGGTAAAAAGCAAAGACAAAAACAAACCACTATTCATTTCAATGGTAGGAACACAAGGAAAACGCCTATTTTCAAAAGGAGAAATACTAAAAATATCAAAAGGACAAATGGCATCCTCATCAATCTCATTCCCCTTTTACGAAAAATCAATAGACGAAATAAAAGAAGACACATACGATACACCATTCGGAAAAATAGTAATCACAGTAGACAGGATAGACCTATTAGACCTATCAAGCATAAAAACAGAAAAATACTTAGAAAAAAATATAAAAATAAAATTCCTAACACCACCACTACTCACATCAAAAGTATTATTACCTCCATCTTTAAAAGAAAAATACAAATCCGTACGCTCAGGATACTCAATACTACCATCCATAGGATTAATATCCTCATACGCATATAAAACATACTTATCAGCATTAGGAAAAAACGAAAACCCAGAATTAGACACAAGACAATTCAAAATAGGAGTACTAACAAACGCACTAAGCGAAGTATTCGGCTTCAGCTTAGAACCAATAACAATAATCATAGGAAGAGACGATAAAGGAAACCTGAGAAAAACCAGAGGACCAATGGGTTGGATAGAATTTGATATAAAATCGAAAAAATTAAAGAAAAGGATAATAAAATACTTACTAGTCTCATCATTTTTAGGCTTAGGAAAAAGCAGAGGAATAGGATTAGGAGAAATAGAAATCTCGTAA
- a CDS encoding GH116 family glycosyl hydrolase, protein MKYTYSYTLGSGVPLGGIGTGSFDIRADGRLYEWTIFNNGSYAERQDLRYTYYLNELDSFIVVRNNEGKARILQSFDYYYGASPYNVPWLKPIKEIEYIGEPPIAYLTFKDSFNVKMKAFSPFIPHDIKNSSLPTAILKISTDEPSDFIFGIKNPFENGKIETKDDMIIFSGNTSDRDPRYNGNLCVKIIGEKPFTSKLTSFPNLKEWSEFRQTGKITAKSGDNIGLIGARGKEVTIIISWYFPNHLLENGKKVGHYYENFFSNCVDVADYVSLNLNYLETKTTQFHDLLYFSQGIENWISDLVGSQLSTLIKSTWLGKDGFFGIWEGYFNTADVRKNGQYPYTGGPLFTALNTIDVLLNSMYSILVLFPEFAKNIIKNTASNILDENKLDYIIYALAINENRQKYLEKISKDPSIPTNFEKLLNTVKEIVKETGKDPRGRVPHLIMDNSKVDSYDRNDLNPEFVLLWYLTSKMTGDKELLASIYDKAKEAIDSILRTHSYEGLMYNRLPVGVDWMRVLRQEFKDSIRGVSNSILPILGYDMLTMSMQTYDDWTMLGITSFESLIWLASLQAINEASFKLKKDYKYDIPLQTFIKYLWNGEYFDLWYDPISGYRDKASNASQLIGEWYMTLLDMNLLDKEIVRKTLKSIMNYNFKEEEGVVNGAYPDGYRPFESNYENPLNLPASIQLDTPWSGVEFYVASHLIYEKMVNEGVRVLKEIYDKYTVAGDFWNHLEYGGHYLRALSAITIIPAFEGLVYDAFSNSLSIDPAVNELTWILLLPSAWGKISINGSNITITVVSGNLKLNVLKLKHKPTGIKLNGVNVEFKVEENDRIQVLVNLDLKEGDVLEII, encoded by the coding sequence ATGAAATATACATATTCGTATACTTTAGGTTCTGGAGTACCCCTAGGAGGAATAGGTACAGGCTCTTTTGACATAAGAGCAGACGGAAGACTATACGAATGGACAATATTCAATAACGGAAGCTACGCAGAAAGACAAGACTTAAGATACACTTACTACCTTAATGAGCTTGATTCATTCATAGTAGTCAGAAATAATGAAGGCAAAGCAAGAATTTTACAATCATTCGACTATTATTACGGTGCAAGTCCTTATAACGTACCATGGTTAAAACCAATAAAAGAAATAGAATACATAGGAGAACCACCAATAGCGTACTTGACATTCAAAGACTCCTTCAACGTAAAAATGAAAGCCTTCTCACCATTCATCCCACACGACATAAAAAACTCATCCCTACCAACAGCAATATTAAAAATTAGTACAGACGAACCCTCAGACTTTATATTCGGAATCAAAAACCCCTTCGAAAACGGAAAAATAGAAACTAAAGACGACATGATAATATTCTCTGGCAATACAAGCGATAGAGACCCTAGGTACAATGGAAACTTATGCGTAAAAATAATAGGCGAAAAACCGTTTACATCTAAATTAACCTCATTCCCTAATTTAAAAGAATGGAGCGAATTTAGGCAGACAGGAAAAATCACGGCAAAAAGTGGTGATAATATAGGTTTAATAGGTGCTAGAGGGAAAGAAGTTACAATAATTATTTCTTGGTACTTTCCAAACCACTTGTTAGAAAATGGAAAGAAGGTAGGCCATTATTACGAAAACTTCTTTTCCAACTGCGTAGATGTAGCTGATTACGTTAGCTTAAATTTAAATTACTTAGAAACAAAAACAACTCAATTCCATGATTTATTATATTTTTCTCAAGGTATTGAAAATTGGATATCAGATTTAGTAGGGTCTCAATTATCCACTTTAATAAAATCTACTTGGCTAGGAAAGGATGGATTTTTTGGAATCTGGGAAGGTTATTTTAACACAGCAGACGTAAGAAAAAATGGCCAATATCCTTATACGGGTGGACCACTATTTACCGCACTAAATACTATAGATGTTCTTCTCAACTCTATGTATTCAATTTTGGTTTTATTTCCAGAATTTGCGAAAAACATAATCAAAAATACTGCATCAAACATCTTGGATGAAAATAAACTTGATTATATAATATATGCGCTAGCTATAAATGAGAATAGACAGAAATATTTGGAAAAAATATCCAAAGATCCATCAATACCAACTAACTTTGAAAAACTTCTTAATACAGTAAAAGAAATAGTAAAAGAAACGGGCAAAGATCCTAGAGGAAGAGTACCCCATCTTATCATGGATAATTCGAAGGTAGATTCGTATGATAGAAATGATCTTAATCCAGAATTTGTATTATTATGGTATTTAACATCAAAAATGACAGGAGACAAGGAACTTTTAGCTAGTATTTATGATAAAGCAAAAGAAGCCATAGACTCTATCTTAAGAACGCATTCATATGAAGGACTAATGTATAATCGTTTACCGGTGGGAGTAGACTGGATGAGAGTCTTGCGTCAAGAATTTAAGGATTCTATAAGGGGAGTATCAAATAGTATTTTACCTATTTTAGGGTATGATATGCTTACGATGAGTATGCAAACTTATGATGATTGGACTATGCTTGGAATTACCTCATTCGAGTCGTTAATATGGTTGGCTTCTCTGCAGGCTATTAATGAAGCTTCTTTTAAATTGAAAAAAGATTATAAGTATGATATACCTTTGCAGACTTTCATTAAATACTTGTGGAATGGAGAATATTTCGATCTATGGTATGATCCAATCTCAGGGTATAGGGATAAAGCTTCTAATGCGTCTCAGTTAATAGGAGAATGGTATATGACTTTACTTGATATGAACTTGTTAGATAAGGAGATTGTTAGAAAAACGTTGAAGTCTATAATGAATTATAACTTTAAGGAGGAGGAAGGAGTAGTTAATGGAGCGTACCCGGATGGATATAGGCCATTTGAGAGTAATTATGAGAATCCTTTAAATCTTCCTGCTTCTATTCAATTAGATACGCCTTGGAGTGGTGTTGAATTTTATGTAGCATCTCATTTAATATATGAAAAAATGGTGAATGAGGGGGTTAGAGTGCTTAAAGAAATTTATGATAAATATACAGTGGCTGGAGACTTCTGGAATCATTTAGAGTATGGGGGTCATTATCTTAGAGCACTTTCAGCTATTACGATAATTCCGGCATTTGAGGGTTTAGTGTATGATGCGTTTAGCAATTCCTTGTCGATAGATCCTGCGGTAAATGAACTTACGTGGATTCTGTTATTGCCTTCTGCGTGGGGTAAAATTAGTATAAATGGATCAAATATCACAATTACTGTAGTGAGTGGGAATCTTAAATTAAATGTGTTAAAATTGAAACATAAGCCTACTGGAATTAAATTGAATGGGGTTAATGTAGAATTTAAGGTGGAAGAGAATGATAGGATCCAAGTCTTAGTTAATCTTGATTTGAAGGAGGGGGATGTATTAGAAATCATTTAG